One region of Thermococcus sp. MAR1 genomic DNA includes:
- a CDS encoding molybdenum cofactor biosynthesis protein MoaE has translation MKVRMTKDAFDLNEALGYIAVPEAGGYVFFLGRVRNESRGRRVRRLVYEAYEEMAEEEMERIRREALEKFPILDMLIWHRYGELDVGEDTILIIASGKHRKEAFEACIWAIDEVKRRVPVWKREVTEEGTFWIEGDRVVPEK, from the coding sequence ATGAAGGTTAGGATGACCAAGGATGCTTTTGACCTGAACGAGGCGCTTGGATACATCGCCGTCCCTGAGGCAGGCGGCTACGTCTTCTTCTTGGGAAGGGTGAGGAACGAAAGTCGCGGAAGGCGGGTGAGGAGGCTTGTATACGAGGCCTACGAGGAGATGGCAGAAGAAGAGATGGAGAGGATTCGAAGGGAGGCCCTTGAGAAGTTCCCCATCTTGGACATGCTGATATGGCACCGCTACGGTGAGCTTGATGTGGGGGAGGACACGATACTGATAATAGCGAGCGGGAAGCATAGAAAGGAGGCCTTTGAGGCCTGTATCTGGGCCATAGATGAAGTCAAGCGTCGCGTCCCCGTCTGGAAGCGTGAAGTCACCGAGGAAGGAACGTTCTGGATAGAGGGAGACAGGGTGGTGCCCGAGAAATAA
- a CDS encoding SPASM domain-containing protein, producing the protein MEKVVYDASHAVDVGTALNIVSIGKPPWSHKAHSGKLERLIVQLGAGRGRFSEVGGIPRSIGCIGNNSFLLRREPLSPERVKELIREFKEIGGKELWLTNYDRVEYLTSVASYAAEIGLPEVYAVVRLEDVDSIEPIEDVRFIAEFEYSPENLHRLEAHSWLHGALVMVQGSSLDELRGLKTTFPGEVYVDVLFPGSARRLDFNVIEVKRILNPTTERYHDCLAGTMAITAEGYALPCPLLRNYVVGDMRELGIKKVLRKKRLKAFWKMTKDDIDACRSCPFKYICHDCRALEYQATGEIDGLEYCQIFL; encoded by the coding sequence ATGGAGAAGGTAGTTTACGATGCGTCTCATGCCGTTGATGTGGGAACCGCCCTCAACATAGTTTCCATTGGTAAGCCTCCCTGGAGTCACAAGGCTCACAGCGGAAAGCTTGAGCGCCTCATCGTTCAACTTGGTGCCGGCAGGGGGAGATTCTCTGAAGTGGGGGGGATACCCCGTTCCATAGGCTGCATAGGAAACAACTCTTTCCTACTCCGTCGTGAGCCCCTGAGTCCAGAGCGAGTTAAGGAGCTGATAAGGGAGTTCAAGGAGATCGGTGGAAAAGAGCTGTGGCTCACAAATTACGACAGAGTTGAATACTTGACCAGCGTTGCCTCGTACGCAGCTGAAATAGGCCTTCCTGAGGTTTACGCTGTCGTTAGGCTTGAGGATGTGGATTCAATCGAACCCATTGAGGATGTTCGTTTCATAGCCGAGTTCGAGTACTCGCCCGAGAACCTCCACCGGCTTGAGGCCCACAGCTGGCTCCACGGGGCGCTGGTGATGGTGCAGGGCTCAAGCTTGGATGAGCTTAGGGGCCTCAAGACCACCTTCCCCGGAGAAGTCTACGTTGACGTACTCTTCCCGGGCTCGGCGAGAAGGCTGGACTTCAACGTCATCGAGGTCAAGCGGATACTCAACCCGACCACCGAGAGGTACCACGACTGCCTCGCGGGCACCATGGCGATAACCGCTGAGGGCTACGCCCTTCCATGCCCGCTCCTCAGGAACTACGTTGTTGGGGACATGAGAGAACTGGGAATCAAAAAGGTGCTCAGGAAGAAGAGGCTCAAAGCCTTCTGGAAAATGACGAAGGACGATATCGATGCCTGTAGGAGCTGTCCATTCAAGTACATATGCCACGACTGCAGGGCACTGGAGTATCAGGCTACCGGCGAGATAGACGGACTTGAATACTGCCAGATATTCCTTTAA
- a CDS encoding ubiquitin-like small modifier protein 1, giving the protein MKIRVRYFARFRSLVGTGEEELDVPKGITVRELIELLKERHPVLKTEVFAEDDDLADVNVSRNGRYVGFDDVLQDGDVVALFPPVSGG; this is encoded by the coding sequence ATGAAGATTAGGGTTCGCTATTTCGCCAGGTTCCGCTCCCTCGTTGGTACTGGTGAGGAGGAGCTTGATGTTCCAAAGGGAATAACGGTCAGGGAGCTGATAGAGTTACTGAAGGAGAGACATCCGGTTCTCAAGACGGAGGTCTTCGCCGAAGATGACGACCTTGCGGACGTCAACGTCTCCCGAAACGGCCGCTATGTGGGGTTTGATGATGTATTGCAGGATGGAGACGTGGTGGCCCTCTTTCCACCGGTGAGTGGTGGTTGA
- a CDS encoding ThiF family adenylyltransferase, which produces MLSDRELERYDRQIMIFGEEGQEKLKSAKVAVVGVGGLGSPVAYYLAAAGIGTILLVDEQKPELSNLNRQILHWEEDIGKNPKPLSAKWKLERFNPDVEVVTFVGRLTAENIDGVLEGVDVIVDCLDNFETRFLLDDYAQKARIPLVHGAVEGTFGQVTTVVPGFTKSLREIFPNVRGKKEKFPILGATAGVVGSIQAMEVIKLLTGIGEPLLNKLLIVDLAFNTFDVVELR; this is translated from the coding sequence ATGCTGAGCGATAGAGAGCTTGAGCGCTACGACAGGCAGATAATGATTTTTGGAGAGGAGGGACAGGAGAAGCTCAAAAGCGCGAAGGTAGCCGTCGTTGGCGTTGGCGGCCTCGGGAGCCCGGTGGCGTATTACCTGGCGGCGGCGGGGATAGGCACCATCCTTCTCGTGGACGAACAAAAGCCTGAGCTGAGCAACCTCAACAGGCAGATACTCCACTGGGAGGAGGACATCGGAAAGAATCCGAAGCCCCTCTCCGCGAAGTGGAAGCTGGAGCGCTTCAATCCTGACGTAGAGGTGGTGACCTTCGTTGGTCGGTTGACGGCGGAGAACATCGATGGGGTTCTTGAGGGCGTGGATGTGATAGTTGACTGCCTCGACAACTTCGAAACGAGGTTCCTGCTAGATGATTACGCCCAAAAGGCCAGAATCCCTCTGGTTCATGGTGCGGTCGAGGGAACCTTCGGCCAGGTTACCACCGTGGTGCCCGGGTTCACGAAAAGCCTGAGGGAAATATTTCCAAATGTGAGGGGAAAGAAGGAAAAGTTTCCAATCCTCGGGGCCACCGCGGGGGTTGTGGGGTCGATTCAGGCGATGGAGGTTATAAAGCTGCTCACCGGAATCGGCGAGCCCCTGCTTAACAAACTTCTCATAGTTGATCTTGCCTTCAACACCTTCGATGTTGTCGAGCTCAGGTAG